From a single Rosa rugosa chromosome 7, drRosRugo1.1, whole genome shotgun sequence genomic region:
- the LOC133721018 gene encoding dihydrofolate reductase-like — protein sequence MERQKDKKMKILCLHGFRTSGSFLQKQISKWDASILSQFDMEFPDGKFPAGGKSDIEGIFPPPYFEWFQFDKDFTEYTNLEACISYICDYITSKGPFDGLLGFSQGATLSGLLLGYQAQGKLLKEHPAFKFFISISGSKFRKPSICEIAYKDRIKVKSVHLIGDKDWLKLPSEELASEFHNPLIIRHPQGHTVPRLDEVATEQLREWTKTIIQSNTGTTPRPPLDSNHELKNGEAKSPVVAASCNKVQNGQLETSGVLNTEKTEREVEAVQA from the exons ATGGAAAGGCAGAAAgataagaagatgaagattctATGCCTCCATGGATTTAGAACCAGTGGGAGCTTCCTGCAAAAGCAAATTAGCAAATGGGATGCTTCTATCCTTTCTCAGTTTGACATG GAGTTTCCAGATGGGAAGTTTCCTGCTGGAGGAAAATCTGATATAGAAGGCATCTTCCCACCTCCTTATTTTGAGTGGTTCCAATTTGACAAG GACTTCACAGAGTACACAAACTTGGAAGCATGCATCTCTTATATATGTGACTACATAACAAGCAAAGGCCCCTTTGATGGTTTGCTTGGTTTCTCTCAg GGTGCGACACTATCAGGACTCTTGTTAGGCTACCAAGCTCAG GGAAAACTGTTGAAGGAGCATCCAGCTTTCAAGTTTTTCATATCGATATCAGGATCAAAGTTCCGAAAGCCAAGTATCTGTGAGATTGCCTACAAAGACAGAATCAAGGTCAAATCAGTCCATTTGATAGGAGACAAAGATTGGTTAAAACTACCTTCTGAGGAGCTTGCTTCTGAATTTCACAACCCCCTCATCATAAGGCACCCACAAGGGCATACTGTCCCAAGGCTAG ATGAAGTAGCCACCGAACAGTTACGTGAGTGGACTAAGACAATCATCCAATCCAATACTGGTACTACTCCTCGTCCTCCTTTAGATAGTAATCATGAACTGAAAAATGGAGAAGCCAAAAGTCCAGTAGTTGCAGCATCATGTAATAAGGTACAAAACGGCCAGCTGGAGACAAGTGGAGTACTTAACACagagaaaacagagagagaagtCGAGGCAGTCCAAGCATAA
- the LOC133721016 gene encoding ubiquitin-conjugating enzyme E2 22, which translates to MATNENLPPNVIKQLAKELKSLDESPPEGIKVCVNDDDFSIIFADIEGPAGTPYENGVFRMKLLLSHDFPHSPPKGYFLTRIFHPNIANNGEICVNTLKKDWNPSLGLRHVLIVVRCLLIEPFPESALNEQAGKMLLENYEEYARHARLYTGIHAKPKPKFKTGAISESTTALNVDQSNTSALNADQKITAGGAALPLPSPSPSPSVLVPLTVTARGLGQDQPAVVAAAAETRVGGAAASTVASSTTLKKEAGLIKAQAEKKKIDARKKSLKRL; encoded by the exons ATG GCTACTAACGAAAATCTGCCACCAAACGTGATCAAGCAACTTGCAAAGGAATTGAAGAGTCTTGACGAATCCCCTCCTGAAGGCATTAAAGTTTGCGTGAATGACGACGACTTTTCAATCATATTTGCTGATATTGAAGGGCCAG CTGGCACTCCTTATGAGAATGGTGTTTTTCGCATGAAGTTGTTGTTATCTCATGACTTTCCACACTCCCCCCCCAAAG GTTACTTTCTGACTAGGATTTTCCATCCAAACATTGCAAATAATGGTGAGATTTGTGTGAACACGTTAAAAAAAGATTGGAATCCAAGTCTTGGATTACGACATGTTCTCATT GTGGTTAGATGTCTGTTGATTGAACCATTTCCAGAATCAGCCTTAAATGAACAAGCAGGGAAGATGCTGCTTGAGAATTATGAGGAATATGCAAGACATGCCAG GCTTTATACCGGAATACATGCCAAGCCAAAACCCAAGTTTAAAACAGGAGCTATTTCTGAGTCTACTACTGCACTGAATGTTGACCAATCTAACACCTCAGCACTTAATGCTGATCAAAAGATCACGGCAGGTGGTGCTGCTTTGCCACtgccatccccatccccatccccatccgTACTGGTCCCTTTGACAGTCACTGCAAGAGGACTTGGCCAGGATCAGCCGGCTGTTGTAGCTGCTGCAGCGGAGACGAGAGTTGGTGGGGCTGCTGCATCAACTGTAGCAAGTAGTACGACACTGAAGAAGGAAGCTGGCTTGATAAAAGCAcaggcagaaaagaagaaaatcgaTGCAAGAAAGAAAAGTCTGAAGAGATTATGA